The Populus alba chromosome 4, ASM523922v2, whole genome shotgun sequence genome contains a region encoding:
- the LOC118031107 gene encoding NADPH-dependent pterin aldehyde reductase — translation MTVPTTTALGTVSRAAATAAAAAAGGGSKKVMITGVGKGLGRALALELDKRGHIVIGCSRSQDNLNSLQSQFSSDKHLLLDADVKSNSSVEELARVVVEKKGVPDIIVNNAGTINQNKKIWEVSEEEFDSVIDTNVKGIANMLRHFIPLMIPNKQGIIVNMSSGWGRSGAALVAPYCASKWAVEGLSRSVAKELPEGMAIVALNPGVIHTDMLTSCFGTSASLYQDPDTWAQKAATMILNLTEADNGASLTV, via the exons ATGACGGTTCCAACAACTACGGCGCTTGGGACAGTGAGCAGAGCGGCGGCAACcgctgcagcagcagcagcaggaggAGGCAGCAAGAAGGTGATGATAACAGGAGTTGGGAAAGGTCTAGGGAGAGCATTAGCCCTAGAATTAGACAAGAGAGGTCACATTGTTATCGGCTGCTCCCGTTCCCAGGACAATCTCAATTCTCTCCAGTCTCAATTCTCCTCCGATAAGCACCTCCTCCTCGACGCCGACGTG AAATCAAACAGCAGTGTTGAAGAGCTTGCGCGTGTTGTTGTTGAGAAGAAAGGCGTTCCTGATATCATAG TGAACAATGCGGGTACAATTAACCAAAACAAGAAGATTTGGGAGGTCAGTGAAGAAGAATTTGATAGTGTTATTGATACAAATGTGAAAGGGATAGCCAATATGTTGCGCCATTTCATCCCTCTTATGATACCAAACAAGCAAGGGATTATTGTTAACATGTCCTCTGGATGGGGAAGGTCTGGCGCCGCGCTG GTTGCACCTTATTGTGCATCTAAATGGGCTGTGGAGGGTTTAAGTAGATCAGTGGCGAAGGAGTTGCCAGAAGGAATGGCAATTGTTGCTCTTAATCCTGGTGTGATACATACTGACATGCTCACATCATGCTTTGGCACTTCAGCTTCTCTGTACCAGGATCCTGATACATG GGCCCAAAAAGCAGCCACAATGATACTCAATCTAACAGAAGCAGATAATGGTGCATCTCTCACTGTGTGA
- the LOC118031106 gene encoding uncharacterized protein codes for MLKFLSKVKIEFNALDPRVASCMEFLAQCNARKAKESNPACQVLVKRRTDDFPPQITVTFVNGVEEAFDATSTPAQAIRTMILEKGQLLETEQMFREAGEKWPVIIPEEELHQYAPGTKPRKAEEKKQ; via the exons atgttgaagttCCTCTCAAAGGTAAAAATTGAATTCAACGCACTAGACCCACGCGTGGCCTCATGTATGGAGTTCTTAGCTCAATGCAATGCCCGCAAGGCCAAAGAATCCAACCCTGCTTGCCAGGTTCTTGTAAAGCGCCGCACCGACGATTTCCCACCACAGATCACTGTCACTTTCGTCAACGGCGTCGAGGAAGCTTTCGATGCCACTTCTACTCCTGCACAGGCCATTAGGACCATGATTTTGGAAAAGGGCCAGCTTCTTGAGACCGAGCAAATGTTTCGTGAGGCTGGAGAGAAGTGGCCTGTTATTATCCCTGAAGAAGAGCTCCACCAGTATGCTCCCGGTACTAAG CCAAGGAAGgcagaagagaagaagcaataA
- the LOC118031108 gene encoding uncharacterized protein isoform X1, which yields MAAVVMSYYCKPSPFLGHFPSYLAKSSSRQVAGTAVQESKISALFWGSKKSVQPKELDVSVSLQDSILTGGGLEKQITPKRISLSIISSISEVSSHEWDACNLDATGPDKFNPFLSHGFLSSLEESRSAVKDTGWMPSHIVAKDESDNVLGVVPLYLKSHSYGEFVFDHSWADAYYGFGSRYYPKFQCCVPFTPVTGPRILVRNTPFRDQLFDVLVSALKDLAAKSQVSSLHITFPTEKEWHMLKEKGFLQRIGMQYHWKNRNYKNFDEFLMDMKQSKRKNIRQERKKVSTQNLSMKRLRGYEIKARHWDTFYSFYRNTTDNKWGTPYLTRDFFHTMGSKMGDQVLLVVAEEGDELVAGALNIIGGDTLFGRLWGCHPKAYYPSLHFEACYYQAIEAAIELNLNTVEAGAQGEHKIQRGYLPVLTYSCHYLIDEAFRKAIEEFLVRESTQVKLVMKLIHDSGPLKEGLK from the exons ATGGCAGCAGTAGTAATGAGCTACTACTGCAAGCCTTCGCCATTTCTGGGCCACTTCCCATCTTACCTT GCAAAATCATCATCCAGACAGGTTGCGGGGACTGCAGTTCAGGAATCTAAAATCAGTGCACTGTTTTGGGGATCGAAGAAGTCTGTGCAGCCAAAAGAATTGGATGTTTCAGTTTCACTACAAGATTCCATTCTAACAGG GGGTGGtttggaaaaacaaataacaccTAAGAGGATTTCACTTTCCATCATTTCTTCAATCTCAGAAGTATCGTCGCATGAATGGGATGCCTGCAATTTGGATGCTACTGGCCCTGACAAGTTTAATCCATTTCTTAGCCATGGTTTTCTTTCAAGCTTGGAAGAGTCACGCTCGGCAGTTAAG GATACTGGATGGATGCCTAGCCACATTGTTGCTAAGGATGAATCAGATAATGTTTTGGGTGTTGTTCCACTCTATCTTAAAAG CCATTCCTATGGCGAATTTGTTTTTGACCATTCTTGGGCTGATGCCTACTATGGTTTTGGATCAAGGTATTATCCAAAGTTTCAGTGTTGTGTGCCTTTCACTCCAGTAACTGGTCCAAGGATTCTGGTCCGCAATACCCCCTTCAGAGATCAACTTTTTGATGTTCTAGTTTCTGCGCTGAAGGATCTGGCAGCCAAG tCCCAGGTCTCATCACTGCACATCACCTTCCCCACTGAAAAAGAGTGGCACATGCTGAAGGAAAAGGGATTTCTGCAGAGGATTGGAATGCAGTATCACTGGAAAAATCGTAACTATAAAAA TTTTGATGAATTCTTGATGGATATGAagcaaagtaaaagaaaaaatattcgtCAAGAGCGCAAAAAG GTTTCTACTCAAAACTTGAGTATGAAACGTCTTCGGGGCTATGAAATAAAG GCTAGGCATTGGGATACCTTCTATAGCTTCTACAGGAACACGACTGATAACAA GTGGGGTACTCCTTATCTCACGAGGGATTTTTTTCACACCATGGGGTCAAAGATGGGAGATCAGGTGCTGCTTGTTGTTGCTGAAGAAGGGGATGAGCTTGTTGCAGGAGCTCTTAACATTATTGGTGGAGATACTCTATTTGGACGTCTATGGGGATGTCATCCAAAAGCCTACTATCCAAGCTTGCATTTTGAAGCATGCTATTACCAG GCAATAGAGGCGGCCATTGAACTTAACTTGAACACAGTAGAAGCAGGAGCTCAGGGTGAGCATAAAATTCAGCGTGGTTACCTGCCTGTGTTAACTTATAGCTGCCATTACCTCATTGATGAAGCTTTCAGGAAAGCTATAGAGGAATTTCTAGTGCGGGAATCAACTCAG GTTAAGCTTGTTATGAAACTAATTCACGATTCTGGTCCCCTTAAGGAGGGCTTAAAATAG
- the LOC118031108 gene encoding uncharacterized protein isoform X2 codes for MAAVVMSYYCKPSPFLGHFPSYLAKSSSRQVAGTAVQESKISALFWGSKKSVQPKELDVSVSLQDSILTGGGLEKQITPKRISLSIISSISEVSSHEWDACNLDATGPDKFNPFLSHGFLSSLEESRSAVKDTGWMPSHIVAKDESDNVLGVVPLYLKSHSYGEFVFDHSWADAYYGFGSRYYPKFQCCVPFTPVTGPRILVRNTPFRDQLFDVLVSALKDLAAKSQVSSLHITFPTEKEWHMLKEKGFLQRIGMQYHWKNRNYKNFDEFLMDMKQSKRKNIRQERKKVSTQNLSMKRLRGYEIKARHWDTFYSFYRNTTDNKWGTPYLTRDFFHTMGSKMGDQVLLVVAEEGDELVAGALNIIGGDTLFGRLWGCHPKAYYPSLHFEACYYQAIEAAIELNLNTVEAGAQGEHKIQRGYLPVLTYSCHYLIDEAFRKAIEEFLVRESTQRI; via the exons ATGGCAGCAGTAGTAATGAGCTACTACTGCAAGCCTTCGCCATTTCTGGGCCACTTCCCATCTTACCTT GCAAAATCATCATCCAGACAGGTTGCGGGGACTGCAGTTCAGGAATCTAAAATCAGTGCACTGTTTTGGGGATCGAAGAAGTCTGTGCAGCCAAAAGAATTGGATGTTTCAGTTTCACTACAAGATTCCATTCTAACAGG GGGTGGtttggaaaaacaaataacaccTAAGAGGATTTCACTTTCCATCATTTCTTCAATCTCAGAAGTATCGTCGCATGAATGGGATGCCTGCAATTTGGATGCTACTGGCCCTGACAAGTTTAATCCATTTCTTAGCCATGGTTTTCTTTCAAGCTTGGAAGAGTCACGCTCGGCAGTTAAG GATACTGGATGGATGCCTAGCCACATTGTTGCTAAGGATGAATCAGATAATGTTTTGGGTGTTGTTCCACTCTATCTTAAAAG CCATTCCTATGGCGAATTTGTTTTTGACCATTCTTGGGCTGATGCCTACTATGGTTTTGGATCAAGGTATTATCCAAAGTTTCAGTGTTGTGTGCCTTTCACTCCAGTAACTGGTCCAAGGATTCTGGTCCGCAATACCCCCTTCAGAGATCAACTTTTTGATGTTCTAGTTTCTGCGCTGAAGGATCTGGCAGCCAAG tCCCAGGTCTCATCACTGCACATCACCTTCCCCACTGAAAAAGAGTGGCACATGCTGAAGGAAAAGGGATTTCTGCAGAGGATTGGAATGCAGTATCACTGGAAAAATCGTAACTATAAAAA TTTTGATGAATTCTTGATGGATATGAagcaaagtaaaagaaaaaatattcgtCAAGAGCGCAAAAAG GTTTCTACTCAAAACTTGAGTATGAAACGTCTTCGGGGCTATGAAATAAAG GCTAGGCATTGGGATACCTTCTATAGCTTCTACAGGAACACGACTGATAACAA GTGGGGTACTCCTTATCTCACGAGGGATTTTTTTCACACCATGGGGTCAAAGATGGGAGATCAGGTGCTGCTTGTTGTTGCTGAAGAAGGGGATGAGCTTGTTGCAGGAGCTCTTAACATTATTGGTGGAGATACTCTATTTGGACGTCTATGGGGATGTCATCCAAAAGCCTACTATCCAAGCTTGCATTTTGAAGCATGCTATTACCAG GCAATAGAGGCGGCCATTGAACTTAACTTGAACACAGTAGAAGCAGGAGCTCAGGGTGAGCATAAAATTCAGCGTGGTTACCTGCCTGTGTTAACTTATAGCTGCCATTACCTCATTGATGAAGCTTTCAGGAAAGCTATAGAGGAATTTCTAGTGCGGGAATCAACTCAG AGAATTTGA
- the LOC118031108 gene encoding uncharacterized protein isoform X3, with product MAAVVMSYYCKPSPFLGHFPSYLAKSSSRQVAGTAVQESKISALFWGSKKSVQPKELDVSVSLQDSILTGGGLEKQITPKRISLSIISSISEVSSHEWDACNLDATGPDKFNPFLSHGFLSSLEESRSAVKDTGWMPSHIVAKDESDNVLGVVPLYLKRYYPKFQCCVPFTPVTGPRILVRNTPFRDQLFDVLVSALKDLAAKSQVSSLHITFPTEKEWHMLKEKGFLQRIGMQYHWKNRNYKNFDEFLMDMKQSKRKNIRQERKKVSTQNLSMKRLRGYEIKARHWDTFYSFYRNTTDNKWGTPYLTRDFFHTMGSKMGDQVLLVVAEEGDELVAGALNIIGGDTLFGRLWGCHPKAYYPSLHFEACYYQAIEAAIELNLNTVEAGAQGEHKIQRGYLPVLTYSCHYLIDEAFRKAIEEFLVRESTQVKLVMKLIHDSGPLKEGLK from the exons ATGGCAGCAGTAGTAATGAGCTACTACTGCAAGCCTTCGCCATTTCTGGGCCACTTCCCATCTTACCTT GCAAAATCATCATCCAGACAGGTTGCGGGGACTGCAGTTCAGGAATCTAAAATCAGTGCACTGTTTTGGGGATCGAAGAAGTCTGTGCAGCCAAAAGAATTGGATGTTTCAGTTTCACTACAAGATTCCATTCTAACAGG GGGTGGtttggaaaaacaaataacaccTAAGAGGATTTCACTTTCCATCATTTCTTCAATCTCAGAAGTATCGTCGCATGAATGGGATGCCTGCAATTTGGATGCTACTGGCCCTGACAAGTTTAATCCATTTCTTAGCCATGGTTTTCTTTCAAGCTTGGAAGAGTCACGCTCGGCAGTTAAG GATACTGGATGGATGCCTAGCCACATTGTTGCTAAGGATGAATCAGATAATGTTTTGGGTGTTGTTCCACTCTATCTTAAAAG GTATTATCCAAAGTTTCAGTGTTGTGTGCCTTTCACTCCAGTAACTGGTCCAAGGATTCTGGTCCGCAATACCCCCTTCAGAGATCAACTTTTTGATGTTCTAGTTTCTGCGCTGAAGGATCTGGCAGCCAAG tCCCAGGTCTCATCACTGCACATCACCTTCCCCACTGAAAAAGAGTGGCACATGCTGAAGGAAAAGGGATTTCTGCAGAGGATTGGAATGCAGTATCACTGGAAAAATCGTAACTATAAAAA TTTTGATGAATTCTTGATGGATATGAagcaaagtaaaagaaaaaatattcgtCAAGAGCGCAAAAAG GTTTCTACTCAAAACTTGAGTATGAAACGTCTTCGGGGCTATGAAATAAAG GCTAGGCATTGGGATACCTTCTATAGCTTCTACAGGAACACGACTGATAACAA GTGGGGTACTCCTTATCTCACGAGGGATTTTTTTCACACCATGGGGTCAAAGATGGGAGATCAGGTGCTGCTTGTTGTTGCTGAAGAAGGGGATGAGCTTGTTGCAGGAGCTCTTAACATTATTGGTGGAGATACTCTATTTGGACGTCTATGGGGATGTCATCCAAAAGCCTACTATCCAAGCTTGCATTTTGAAGCATGCTATTACCAG GCAATAGAGGCGGCCATTGAACTTAACTTGAACACAGTAGAAGCAGGAGCTCAGGGTGAGCATAAAATTCAGCGTGGTTACCTGCCTGTGTTAACTTATAGCTGCCATTACCTCATTGATGAAGCTTTCAGGAAAGCTATAGAGGAATTTCTAGTGCGGGAATCAACTCAG GTTAAGCTTGTTATGAAACTAATTCACGATTCTGGTCCCCTTAAGGAGGGCTTAAAATAG
- the LOC118031105 gene encoding uncharacterized protein, which produces MTSKEEEEEEEEEEKTAMRRKAKRKEKKKLKRKQARREIAVKEREEEERRLNDPEEQRRLKEMEEAEKERMERERKAFEERERQWMEVMERKRKEEEEEEERRKVLEEKEEEVNTLLQDGKENECDEDDDWEYIEEGPAEIIWQENEIIVRKKKVRVPKKIADRQGTKEDVDRPTSNPLPPQSEAFTEYQNASIVSAQQMLENVAQQVPNFGTEQDKAHCPFHLKTGACRFGQRCSRVHFYPDKACTFLIKNMYNGPGLAWEQDEGLEYTDEEVECSYEEFYEDVHTEFLKYGEIVNFKVCKNGSFHLRGNVYVHYKSLDSAILVYHSINGRYFAGKQVKCEFINLTRWKVAICGEFMKSRLKTCSHGSACNFIHCFRNPGGDYEWADWDRPPPRFWVKKMASLFGYSAESSYEKQTVEEKLRQTRMSSNMLTADRDRHDRMRRSRSRDMDRTIHSSYKSGDIEDDFPEVTHWRSHSKDDGSNSDGCQSDRDTERERDRDRDRERYRHHYHARKRSKHHSKVSELSTDYGENNSRSHEIDQNELSDDGRNRHGHFGSTKSSGRRTFIDDDKDSKDEAHRMHGYRWDRDINREKSRPRTGKSSRHQSRVRPPDDHGDGESRTLDSGSSREGTPRDRDRHHHHISKSLGNQNTVLEFPDNHWDNGPRTYSTNSSNDLLDRDRVRHFGRGRKRSEHSEPEFSDDEGASVKRLKDKSLVGKSDIRKSHLQRNATGGHSTRRNYSSKESVDVNSPVESHKLDGNHVYGQVKQCSGRWESNSPGSRYNVSEEIDEQDRWEPES; this is translated from the exons atgacttctaaagaagaggaagaggaagaggaagaggaagagaaaacgGCGATGAGGAGGAAGGCGAagaggaaggagaagaagaagttgaagagAAAACAAGCGAGGAGAGAGATAGCGGTGAAGGAGAGGGAAGAGGAGGAGAGGAGACTCAACGATCCAGAGGAACAGAGGCGATTGAAGGAGATGGAGGAAGCGGAGAAGGAGAGAATGGAAAGGGAGAGGAAAGCGtttgaggagagagagaggcagtGGATGGAAGTTATGGAGAGGaagaggaaagaagaagaagaagaagaagaaagaaggaaggttctagaagaaaaggaagaggaagTTAATACACTACTTcag GATGGAAAGGAGAATGAGTGTGATGAGGATGATGATTGGGAATACATAGAAGAAGGGCCTGCGGAAATTATTTGGCAAGAAAATGAGATAATTGTTAGGAAGAAAAAGGTCAGGGTTCCAAAGAAGATTGCAGATCGACAGGGTACAAAAGAG GATGTTGATAGGCCCACATCAAATCCTCTTCCTCCACAATCTGAAGCTTTTACTGAGTATCAGAATGCGTCCATTGTTTCAGCACAACAGATGCTTGAGAATGTCGCTCAACAAGTACCAAATTTTGGAACTGAACAG GATAAAGCTCATTGTCCATTCCATTTAAAAACCGGAGCTTGTCGGTTTGGTCAACGCTGCAGCAGAGTTCATTTTTATCCTGATAAAGCATGCACATTTCTTATCAAGAACATGTATAATGGTCCTGGCCTTGCTTGGGAGCAAGATGAGGGGCTTGAG taTACAGATGAGGAGGTTGAATGCTCTTATGAAGAATTTTATGAGGATGTGCATACAGAGTTCTTGAAGTATGGAGAAATAGTTAATTTTAAG GTCTGTAAAAATGGTTCATTCCACTTGCGGGGAAATGTATATGTACACTATAAGTCATTGGATTCAGCCATACTTGTTTATCATTCTATCAATGGTCGCTACTTTGCCGGCAAACAg GTAAAATGTGAATTTATCAATTTGACTAGATGGAAGGTTGCCATATGTGGAGAGTTTATGAAGTCAAGGCTGAAG ACATGTTCTCATGGATCGGCTTGCAATTTTATTCATTGTTTCCGCAATCCTGGTGGGGACTATGAATGGGCTGATTGGGATAGACCACCACCAAGATTTTGGGTGAAAAAAATGGCCTCTTTATTTGGCTACTCTGCTGAATCTTCGTATGAGAAGCAGACAGTGGAAGAAAAGTTGAGGCAAACAAGGATGTCTAGCAATATGTTAACAGCAGATAGAGACAG GCATGATCGTATGCGTAGATCTAGATCTAGAGACATGGATCGTACAATCCATAGCTCTTATAAAAGTGGTGACATTGAAGATGATTTTCCAGAAGTCACTCACTGGAGAAGCCATTCAAAAGATGATGGATCTAATTCTGATGGGTGTCAGTCAGATAGAGATACAGAAAGAGAAAGGGAtagagacagagacagagaaAGATATAGGCATCATTATCATGCAAGGAAAAGGTCAAAACACCATAGCAAAGTGTCAGAACTCTCAACTGATTATGGGGAGAACAATAGCAGGTCCCATGAGATTGATCAAAATGAGTTGTCAGATGATGGCAGAAACAGGCATGGGCATTTTGGTTCCACCAAAAGCTCTGGAAGGAGGACATTTATAGATGATGATAAAGACAGCAAGGATGAGGCTCATCGAATGCATGGATACAGATGGGATAGGGACATTAATAGAGAAAAAAGCCGTCCTCGCACTGGGAAAAGCTCAAGACACCAGAGCAGAGTAAGGCCCCCTGATGATCATGGGGATGGTGAGAGTAGAACTCTTGATAGTGGTTCCAGCAGAGAGGGGACTCCTAGGGACAGAGACAGACACCATCATCACATAAGCAAAAGCTTAGGAAACCAGAACACTGTCTTGGAATTCCCCGATAATCATTGGGATAATGGGCCCAGAACTTATAGTACCAATTCCAGTAATGATCTGTTAGACAGGGACAGGGTAAGGCACTTTGGTCGTGGAAGGAAACGTTCAGAGCACAGTGAACCGGAGTTTTCAGATGATGAAGGTGCAAGTGTGAAGAGGTTAAAAGACAAGTCTCTTGTTGGCAAATCTGACATAAGAAAATCTCACCTACAAAGAAACGCAACAGGTGGTCACTCAACCAGAAGAAATTATTCAAGCAAAGAGTCTGTTGATGTGAATTCTCCTGTTGAGAGTCATAAACTAGACGGAAACCATGTGTATGGCCAAGTGAAACAATGTAGTGGAAGATGGGAATCAAACAGTCCTGGTTCAAGATACAACGTTTCTGAAGAAATTGACGAGCAGGATCGTTGGGAACCTGAAAGCTGA